One Kitasatospora sp. NBC_01266 genomic window carries:
- the uvrB gene encoding excinuclease ABC subunit UvrB, whose product MRPITSIERTTTPFEVVSPYQPNGDQPAAIAELERRVRAGEPDVVLLGATGTGKSATTAWMIEKLQRPTLVMAPNKTLAAQLANEFRELLPNNAVEYFVSYYDYYQPEAYVPQTDTYIEKDSSINEEVERLRHSATNSLLTRRDVVVVASVSCIYGLGTPQEYVDRMVQLRVGEEIDRDALLRRFVDIQYTRNDLAFSRGTFRVRGDTVEIFPVYEELAVRIEMFGDEIESLYTLHPLTGEIIKQHDAMHVFPATHYVAGPERMERAVNGIERELAERLAVLEKQGKLLEAQRLRMRTTYDLEMLRQIGSCSGVENYSMHFDGREPGTAPNTLLDYFPEDFLLVIDESHVTVPQIGAMYEGDASRKRTLVEHGFRLPSALDNRPLKWEEFLERVGQTVYLSATPGPYELSRGDGQVEQIIRPTGLIDPEVIVKPTEGQIDDLVHEIRLRVERDERVLVTTLTKKMSEDLTDYLLGLDIRVRYLHSDIDTLRRVELLRELRAGKYDVLVGINLLREGLDLPEVSLVAILDADKEGFLRSGTSLIQTIGRAARNVSGQVHMYADKITPAMAKAIDETNRRRAVQQAYNEKHGIDPQPLRKKIGDILDTLAREEVDTEELLSTGYRDNAKAKGKAPVPALGADRSADRAKGGSLPAVELAGSIQEMTERMHAAAAALQFEVAARLRDEVKELKKELRRLKEAGIA is encoded by the coding sequence GTGCGACCCATCACGAGCATTGAGCGGACCACGACGCCCTTCGAGGTCGTCAGCCCCTACCAGCCGAACGGCGACCAGCCGGCGGCCATCGCCGAGCTGGAGCGCCGCGTCCGCGCGGGCGAGCCGGACGTCGTGCTGCTCGGCGCCACCGGCACCGGCAAGTCGGCCACCACCGCCTGGATGATCGAGAAACTCCAGCGGCCGACCCTGGTGATGGCGCCGAACAAGACGCTGGCGGCCCAGCTGGCCAACGAGTTCCGCGAGCTGCTGCCGAACAACGCGGTCGAGTACTTCGTCTCGTACTACGACTACTACCAGCCCGAGGCGTACGTCCCGCAGACCGATACCTACATCGAGAAGGACTCCTCGATCAACGAGGAGGTCGAGCGGCTGCGCCACTCGGCCACCAACTCGCTGCTCACCCGCCGGGACGTGGTGGTGGTCGCCTCGGTCTCCTGCATCTACGGCCTCGGCACCCCGCAGGAGTACGTGGACCGGATGGTCCAGCTGCGGGTCGGCGAGGAGATCGACCGGGACGCGCTGCTGCGCCGCTTCGTCGACATCCAGTACACCCGCAACGACCTCGCCTTCAGCCGCGGCACCTTCCGGGTGCGCGGCGACACCGTGGAGATCTTCCCGGTGTACGAGGAGCTGGCGGTGCGGATCGAGATGTTCGGCGACGAGATCGAGTCGCTCTACACCCTGCACCCGCTGACCGGGGAGATCATCAAGCAGCACGACGCCATGCACGTCTTCCCCGCCACCCACTACGTGGCCGGCCCCGAGCGGATGGAGCGCGCGGTCAACGGCATCGAGCGCGAGCTGGCGGAGCGGCTGGCCGTCCTGGAGAAGCAGGGCAAGCTGCTGGAGGCCCAGCGGCTGCGCATGCGCACCACCTACGACCTCGAGATGCTCCGCCAGATCGGCAGCTGCTCCGGCGTCGAGAACTACTCGATGCACTTCGACGGTCGCGAGCCGGGCACCGCGCCCAACACGCTGCTCGACTACTTCCCGGAGGACTTCCTCCTGGTGATCGACGAGTCCCATGTGACGGTCCCGCAGATCGGCGCGATGTACGAGGGCGACGCCTCGCGCAAGCGCACCCTGGTCGAGCACGGCTTCCGGCTGCCCTCCGCGCTGGACAACCGCCCGCTGAAGTGGGAGGAGTTCCTGGAGCGGGTCGGCCAGACCGTCTACCTCTCGGCCACCCCCGGCCCGTACGAGCTGTCCCGCGGCGACGGCCAGGTCGAGCAGATCATCCGTCCGACCGGCCTGATCGACCCCGAGGTGATCGTCAAGCCGACCGAGGGCCAGATCGACGACCTGGTGCACGAGATCCGGCTGCGGGTCGAGCGGGACGAGCGGGTGCTGGTCACCACGCTCACCAAGAAGATGTCCGAGGACCTCACCGACTACCTGCTCGGCCTGGACATCCGGGTCCGCTACCTGCACAGCGACATCGACACGCTGCGCCGGGTGGAGCTGCTGCGCGAGCTGCGGGCCGGCAAGTACGACGTGCTGGTCGGCATCAACCTGCTCCGTGAGGGCCTGGACCTGCCCGAGGTCTCGCTGGTGGCGATCCTGGACGCCGACAAGGAGGGCTTCCTGCGCTCCGGCACCTCGCTGATCCAGACCATCGGTCGCGCCGCCCGTAACGTCTCGGGCCAGGTCCACATGTACGCCGACAAGATCACCCCGGCGATGGCGAAGGCGATCGACGAGACCAACCGTCGCCGGGCCGTCCAGCAGGCCTACAACGAGAAGCACGGCATCGACCCGCAGCCGCTGCGCAAGAAGATCGGCGACATCCTGGACACCCTGGCCCGCGAGGAGGTGGACACCGAGGAGCTGCTCAGCACCGGCTACCGGGACAACGCCAAGGCCAAGGGCAAGGCCCCGGTGCCCGCGCTGGGCGCCGACCGGTCAGCCGATCGGGCGAAGGGCGGCAGCCTGCCGGCGGTCGAGCTGGCCGGGAGCATCCAGGAGATGACCGAGCGGATGCACGCGGCCGCCGCCGCGCTCCAGTTCGAGGTGGCCGCCAGGTTGCGGGACGAGGTCAAGGAACTGAAGAAGGAGCTGCGCCGCTTGAAGGAGGCCGGAATCGCCTAG
- a CDS encoding TerD family protein: MSVNLTKGQQVSLRKPGGESLSVVRMGLGWRAAPKRGLFGSRTRQIDLDASALLYAEHTPADVVFFQQLVSKDGSVRHTGDNLVGGVGAGGDDESIVVDLSRIPAQITQVVFTVSSYTGQTFAEVRHAHCRLIDELNGQELARYELTGGGAHTGQIMAKVYRDPAGGWGMQAIGAPAKARTFQDLLPAIEPFL, encoded by the coding sequence GTGTCGGTGAATCTGACCAAAGGGCAGCAGGTGAGCCTGCGCAAGCCCGGCGGCGAGTCGTTGAGCGTGGTCCGGATGGGCCTGGGCTGGCGGGCGGCGCCCAAGCGCGGGCTCTTCGGCAGCCGCACCCGGCAGATCGACCTGGACGCCTCGGCCCTGCTCTACGCCGAGCACACCCCCGCCGACGTGGTCTTCTTCCAGCAGCTGGTGAGCAAGGACGGCTCGGTGCGGCACACCGGGGACAACCTGGTCGGCGGCGTCGGGGCGGGCGGCGACGACGAGTCGATCGTGGTGGACCTGTCCCGGATCCCCGCGCAGATCACCCAGGTGGTCTTCACCGTCAGCTCGTACACCGGGCAGACCTTCGCCGAGGTCCGGCACGCGCACTGCCGGCTGATCGACGAGCTCAACGGCCAGGAGCTGGCCCGCTACGAGCTGACCGGCGGCGGCGCGCACACCGGGCAGATCATGGCCAAGGTCTACCGCGACCCGGCCGGCGGCTGGGGCATGCAGGCGATCGGTGCTCCGGCCAAGGCCCGCACCTTCCAGGACCTGCTGCCGGCCATCGAGCCGTTCCTGTAG
- a CDS encoding TerC family protein, giving the protein MDVSLALWATTIGVLIALIAADFFIGGRKPHEVSIKEAGTWTVVWVVLAILFGCFLWWYGGGQPAGEFFAGYLTEKSLSVDNLFVFVLIMAKFAVPRDQQQRVLMVGVLIALVLRAVFIACGAALIASFSWVFYIFGAFLIWTAWKLIKEARAGHQDEEFQENRMLTAIRRRFPSISTLTVVMLAIGLTDVLFALDSIPAIFGLTQDAYIVFTANAFALMGLRQLYFLIGGLLKRLVHLSYGLSVILGFIGVKLVLHAMHESGLHVPEIGIPFSLGFIVLVLGVTTVTSLRATRRAELG; this is encoded by the coding sequence ATGGACGTCTCGCTCGCCCTGTGGGCGACCACCATCGGGGTGCTGATCGCCCTGATCGCCGCCGACTTCTTCATCGGCGGCCGCAAGCCGCACGAGGTCTCGATCAAGGAGGCCGGCACCTGGACGGTGGTCTGGGTGGTGCTGGCGATCCTCTTCGGCTGCTTCCTGTGGTGGTACGGCGGCGGGCAGCCGGCCGGCGAGTTCTTCGCCGGGTACCTCACCGAGAAGTCGCTGAGTGTCGACAACCTCTTCGTCTTCGTGCTGATCATGGCCAAGTTCGCGGTGCCGCGCGACCAGCAGCAGCGGGTGCTGATGGTCGGGGTGCTGATCGCGCTGGTGCTGCGCGCGGTCTTCATCGCCTGCGGGGCGGCGCTGATCGCGAGCTTCTCCTGGGTCTTCTACATCTTCGGCGCGTTCCTGATCTGGACCGCCTGGAAGCTGATCAAGGAGGCCAGGGCCGGCCACCAGGACGAGGAGTTCCAGGAGAACCGGATGCTGACGGCGATCCGCCGCCGCTTCCCGTCGATCTCCACGCTGACCGTGGTGATGCTGGCCATCGGCCTCACCGACGTGCTCTTCGCGCTGGACTCGATCCCGGCGATCTTCGGCCTCACCCAGGACGCGTACATCGTCTTCACCGCCAACGCCTTCGCGCTGATGGGCCTGCGCCAGCTGTACTTCCTGATCGGCGGACTGCTGAAGCGCCTGGTCCACCTCTCCTACGGGCTCTCGGTGATCCTCGGCTTCATCGGCGTCAAGCTGGTGCTGCACGCGATGCACGAGAGCGGGCTGCACGTGCCGGAGATCGGCATCCCGTTCTCGCTCGGCTTCATCGTGCTGGTGCTGGGCGTCACCACGGTCACCAGCCTGCGCGCCACCCGGCGGGCCGAGCTCGGCTGA
- a CDS encoding MBL fold metallo-hydrolase translates to MSYHGAVKVGGPPDVRELAHLIITKVAVGPFDNNAYLLRCRATDEQLLIDAAADAPALLETVGEQLATVVTTHRHHDHWNALAEVVAATGARTAAGRFDAEGIEVPTDQLLLDGDTVRVGEVELTVRHLVGHTPGAIVLIYDDPEGHPHVFTGDCLFPGGVGNTWNDKAAFESLYHDVTTKLFDVLPDESWVYPGHGKDTTLGAERPQLAQWRERGW, encoded by the coding sequence TTGAGCTACCACGGAGCCGTCAAGGTCGGCGGCCCGCCGGACGTGCGGGAACTCGCCCACCTGATCATCACCAAGGTCGCGGTCGGCCCCTTCGACAACAACGCCTACCTGCTGCGCTGCCGGGCCACCGACGAGCAGCTGCTGATCGACGCGGCGGCCGACGCCCCGGCGCTGCTGGAGACCGTCGGCGAGCAGCTGGCCACCGTGGTCACCACGCACCGCCACCACGACCACTGGAACGCACTGGCCGAGGTGGTGGCCGCCACCGGCGCCCGCACCGCGGCCGGCCGCTTCGACGCGGAGGGCATCGAGGTACCCACCGACCAGCTGCTGCTGGACGGCGACACCGTCCGGGTCGGCGAGGTCGAGCTGACCGTGCGCCACCTGGTCGGCCACACCCCCGGCGCGATCGTGCTGATCTACGACGATCCGGAGGGGCACCCGCACGTCTTCACCGGCGACTGCCTCTTCCCAGGCGGGGTGGGCAACACCTGGAACGACAAGGCCGCCTTCGAGAGCCTCTACCACGACGTCACCACGAAGCTGTTCGACGTGCTGCCCGACGAGTCCTGGGTCTACCCGGGCCACGGCAAGGACACCACGCTCGGCGCCGAGCGCCCGCAGCTGGCGCAGTGGCGCGAGCGCGGCTGGTGA
- a CDS encoding maleylpyruvate isomerase family mycothiol-dependent enzyme has protein sequence MTELAPPAHPDLDPHTDLVRVAESTERLLHTVAALDPGALAEPSALPGWSRGHVLAHLARNADSLVNLLESARTGQDIPQYASEAARDEGIEQGAGRPLDEQLADLRASAARLAETAAALPAAAWGATLKHRHGYTFPAAELPRKRLGELEYHHVDLAGGYTPAHWPEDFAAVEFGKLTARFAELDGPPALELLAEDTGAKARLGGPGAVELRVEGPVRALTAWLSGRSDGDGLQVHRDGGPLADPRAALPALPPLG, from the coding sequence ATGACCGAGCTCGCCCCGCCCGCCCACCCGGACCTCGACCCGCACACCGACCTGGTCCGGGTCGCCGAGAGCACCGAGCGCCTGCTGCACACCGTCGCCGCACTGGACCCGGGCGCGCTCGCCGAGCCCTCCGCGCTGCCCGGCTGGAGCCGCGGCCACGTCCTGGCCCACCTGGCGCGCAACGCCGACTCGCTGGTCAACCTGCTGGAGTCGGCCCGCACCGGCCAGGACATCCCGCAGTACGCCAGCGAGGCCGCCCGCGACGAGGGCATCGAGCAGGGCGCCGGGCGCCCGCTGGACGAGCAGCTCGCCGACCTGCGGGCCAGCGCCGCCCGGCTGGCCGAGACCGCCGCCGCGCTGCCCGCGGCCGCCTGGGGCGCCACTCTCAAGCACCGGCACGGCTACACCTTCCCCGCCGCCGAGCTGCCCCGGAAGCGGCTGGGCGAGCTGGAGTACCACCACGTCGACCTGGCCGGCGGCTACACCCCGGCGCACTGGCCCGAGGACTTCGCCGCCGTCGAGTTCGGCAAGCTGACCGCCAGGTTCGCCGAGCTGGACGGCCCGCCGGCGCTCGAACTGCTGGCCGAGGACACCGGGGCCAAGGCCCGGCTGGGCGGACCGGGCGCGGTCGAGCTGCGGGTCGAGGGGCCGGTCCGGGCGCTGACCGCCTGGCTGTCCGGCCGCTCGGACGGCGACGGCCTGCAGGTGCACCGCGACGGCGGGCCGCTGGCCGACCCGCGCGCGGCACTGCCCGCGCTCCCGCCGCTGGGCTGA
- the uvrA gene encoding excinuclease ABC subunit UvrA has translation MADRLIVRGAREHNLKNVSLDLPRDSLIVFTGLSGSGKSSLAFDTIFAEGQRRYVESLSSYARQFLGQMDKPDVDFIEGLSPAVSIDQKSTNRNPRSTVGTITEVYDYLRLLFARVGKPHCPHCGRPIAKQSPQAIVDKVLELAEGTRFQVLSPIVRERKGEFVDLFADLQSKGYARARVDGETIQLTEPPKLKKQEKHTIEVVIDRLTVKESAKRRLTDSVETALKLSGGMVVLDFVDLDAEDPERERMYSEHLYCPYDDVSFEELEPRSFSFNSPFGACPECSGLGSRLEVDPELVVPDEEKSLDEGAIHPWSGGHAREYYGHLIDALATEIGFRTDIPWAGLPQRAKKALLHGHKAKVEVRYNNRFGKSRSWVTGYEGVIPFVRRKHAEAETDTGRERFEGYMREVACPACQGTRLKPVVLAVTVQGKSIAEVSAMSISDCAEFLSAMKLTARDKKIAERVLKEVNERLRFLVDVGLDYLSLNRAAGTLSGGEAQRIRLATQIGSGLVGVLYVLDEPSIGLHQRDNHRLIETLVRLRDIGNTLIVVEHDEDTIKTADWVVDIGPGAGEHGGKVVHSGALKELLTNKESLTGQYLSGKRSIPIPTERRPRDKKRQLVVQGARENNLKDLTVSFPLGTFTAITGVSGSGKSTLVNDILYSHLARELNGARSVPGRHTRITGTELVDKVVHVDQSPIGRTPRSNPATYTGVFDHVRKLFAETSEAKVRGYLQGRFSFNVKGGRCETCSGDGTIKIEMNFLPDVYVPCEVCHGARYNRETLEVHYKGKSIAEVLDMPIEEALHFFEAVPAIARHLRTLNDVGLGYVRLGQSAPTLSGGEAQRVKLASELQKRSTGRTVYVLDEPTTGLHFEDISKLIKVLSGLVEKGNTVIVIEHNLDVIKTADWLVDMGPEGGNGGGMVVAEGTPEQVAAVTASHTGKFLRDILGDRVSDEAPVPAPRSARKRAAAKK, from the coding sequence GTGGCCGACCGCCTCATCGTCCGCGGTGCTCGCGAGCACAACCTCAAGAACGTCTCGCTGGACCTGCCCCGGGACTCCCTGATCGTCTTCACGGGGCTCTCCGGGTCCGGCAAGTCCTCGCTGGCCTTCGACACCATCTTCGCCGAGGGGCAGCGGCGCTACGTCGAGTCGCTCTCCTCCTACGCGCGCCAGTTCCTGGGCCAGATGGACAAGCCCGACGTCGACTTCATCGAGGGCCTCTCCCCGGCCGTCTCGATCGACCAGAAGTCCACCAACCGCAACCCGCGCTCCACCGTCGGCACCATCACCGAGGTGTACGACTACCTGCGGCTGCTCTTCGCCCGGGTCGGCAAGCCGCACTGCCCGCACTGCGGGCGCCCGATCGCCAAGCAGTCCCCGCAGGCGATCGTGGACAAGGTGCTGGAGCTGGCCGAGGGCACCCGCTTCCAGGTGCTCAGCCCGATCGTGCGCGAGCGCAAGGGCGAGTTCGTCGACCTCTTCGCCGACCTGCAGTCCAAGGGCTACGCCCGGGCCCGGGTGGACGGCGAGACGATCCAGCTGACCGAGCCGCCCAAGCTCAAGAAGCAGGAGAAGCACACCATCGAGGTGGTGATCGACCGGCTCACCGTCAAGGAGAGCGCCAAGCGCCGGCTCACCGACTCGGTGGAGACGGCGCTCAAGCTCTCCGGCGGCATGGTGGTGCTCGACTTCGTCGACCTCGACGCCGAGGACCCCGAGCGTGAGCGGATGTACTCCGAGCACCTCTACTGCCCCTACGACGACGTGTCGTTCGAGGAGCTGGAGCCGCGCTCCTTCTCCTTCAACTCCCCGTTCGGCGCCTGCCCGGAGTGCAGCGGCCTGGGCAGCCGGCTCGAGGTGGACCCCGAACTGGTGGTCCCCGACGAGGAGAAGTCGCTGGACGAGGGTGCGATCCACCCCTGGTCGGGCGGGCACGCGCGGGAGTACTACGGCCACCTGATCGACGCGCTGGCCACCGAGATCGGCTTCCGCACCGACATCCCGTGGGCCGGGCTGCCGCAGCGGGCCAAGAAGGCGCTGCTGCACGGCCACAAGGCCAAGGTCGAGGTGCGCTACAACAACCGGTTCGGCAAGTCCCGCTCCTGGGTCACCGGGTACGAGGGCGTGATCCCGTTCGTCCGGCGCAAGCACGCCGAAGCGGAGACCGACACCGGGCGCGAGCGCTTCGAGGGCTACATGCGCGAGGTGGCCTGCCCGGCCTGCCAGGGCACCCGGCTCAAGCCGGTGGTGCTCGCGGTGACCGTGCAGGGCAAGTCGATCGCCGAGGTCTCGGCGATGTCGATCAGCGACTGCGCCGAGTTCCTCAGCGCGATGAAGCTGACCGCCCGGGACAAGAAGATCGCCGAGCGGGTGCTGAAGGAGGTCAACGAGCGGCTGCGCTTCCTAGTCGACGTGGGCCTGGACTACCTCTCGCTGAACCGCGCGGCCGGCACGCTGTCCGGCGGCGAGGCGCAGCGGATCCGGCTCGCCACCCAGATCGGCTCCGGCCTGGTCGGCGTGCTCTACGTGCTGGACGAGCCCTCGATCGGCCTGCACCAGCGCGACAACCACCGGTTGATCGAGACCCTGGTCCGGCTGCGGGACATCGGCAACACGCTGATCGTGGTCGAGCACGACGAGGACACCATCAAGACCGCGGACTGGGTGGTGGACATCGGCCCGGGCGCCGGCGAGCACGGCGGCAAGGTGGTGCACTCCGGCGCGCTCAAGGAACTGCTCACCAACAAGGAGTCGCTGACCGGCCAGTACCTCTCCGGCAAGCGCTCGATCCCGATCCCGACCGAGCGCCGCCCGCGCGACAAGAAGCGCCAACTGGTGGTCCAGGGCGCCCGCGAGAACAACCTGAAGGACCTGACGGTCAGCTTCCCGCTCGGCACCTTCACCGCGATCACCGGCGTCTCCGGGTCCGGCAAGTCCACCCTGGTCAACGACATCCTCTACAGCCACCTGGCCCGCGAGCTGAACGGCGCGCGCAGCGTGCCCGGCCGGCACACCCGGATCACCGGCACCGAGCTGGTGGACAAGGTGGTGCACGTCGACCAGTCGCCGATCGGCCGCACCCCGCGCTCCAACCCGGCCACCTACACCGGCGTCTTCGACCACGTCCGCAAGCTCTTCGCGGAGACCTCCGAGGCGAAGGTGCGCGGCTACCTGCAGGGCCGGTTCTCCTTCAACGTCAAGGGCGGTCGCTGCGAGACCTGTTCGGGCGATGGCACGATCAAGATCGAGATGAACTTCCTGCCGGACGTCTACGTCCCGTGCGAGGTCTGCCACGGCGCCCGGTACAACCGGGAGACGCTGGAGGTGCACTACAAGGGCAAGTCCATCGCCGAGGTGCTGGACATGCCGATCGAGGAGGCGCTGCACTTCTTCGAGGCGGTCCCGGCGATCGCCCGCCACCTGCGCACCCTCAACGACGTGGGCCTGGGCTACGTGCGGCTCGGCCAGAGCGCGCCGACCCTCTCCGGTGGCGAGGCGCAGCGCGTCAAGCTCGCCTCGGAGCTGCAGAAGCGCTCCACCGGTCGGACCGTCTACGTGCTGGACGAGCCCACCACCGGCCTGCACTTCGAGGACATCAGCAAGCTGATCAAGGTGCTCTCCGGTCTGGTCGAGAAGGGCAACACGGTGATCGTCATCGAGCACAACCTCGATGTGATCAAGACCGCCGACTGGCTGGTGGACATGGGTCCCGAGGGCGGCAACGGTGGTGGCATGGTGGTCGCCGAGGGCACGCCGGAGCAGGTCGCCGCCGTGACGGCCAGCCACACCGGCAAGTTCCTGCGCGACATCCTCGGCGACCGGGTGAGCGACGAGGCGCCGGTGCCCGCCCCGCGCTCGGCCCGCAAGCGCGCGGCGGCCAAGAAGTAG
- a CDS encoding Rieske (2Fe-2S) protein: protein MSEMSAPITGSTGPMPGAEQPTTTRRSLLCCGAAVLAGGSALAVAGCGPTNSIAKGDAKAASAGPVDLGPASAVPVGGGKVFADQRIVVTQPSAGQYKAFSARCTHAGCLVDQVTSTVIQCPCHGSQFHLADGTVANGPAASPLPAYQVSVSGGNLTVTTS, encoded by the coding sequence ATGTCCGAGATGTCCGCGCCGATCACCGGCTCGACCGGGCCGATGCCCGGGGCCGAGCAGCCCACCACCACCCGCCGTTCCCTGCTCTGCTGCGGCGCGGCCGTGCTGGCCGGCGGCTCCGCGCTGGCGGTGGCCGGCTGCGGGCCGACCAACAGCATCGCCAAGGGCGACGCCAAGGCCGCCAGCGCGGGCCCGGTGGACCTGGGCCCGGCCTCGGCGGTCCCGGTGGGCGGCGGCAAGGTCTTCGCCGACCAGCGGATCGTGGTCACCCAGCCGAGCGCCGGCCAGTACAAGGCGTTCAGCGCCCGCTGCACGCACGCCGGCTGCCTGGTCGACCAGGTGACCAGCACGGTGATCCAGTGCCCGTGCCACGGCAGCCAGTTCCACCTGGCCGACGGTACGGTGGCGAACGGCCCGGCCGCCTCACCGCTGCCCGCCTACCAGGTCAGCGTCTCGGGCGGGAACCTCACCGTCACCACGAGCTAG
- the uvrC gene encoding excinuclease ABC subunit UvrC, with protein sequence MADPSTYRPAPGAIPLSPGVYRFRDEHGRVIYVGKAKSLRPRLSSYFQDLANLHPRTATMVTTAASVEWTVVGTEVEALQLEYSWIKEFDPRFNVKYRDDKSYPELAVTLNEQFPRVQVMRGAHKKGVRYFGPYGHAWAIRETVDLMLRVFPVRTCSNGVFKRAQQVGRPCLLGYIGKCAAPCVGKIDEAGHRALAEEFCDFMAGRTGNYLRRLEDEMRAAAAELEYEKAGRLRDDIEALKRAMEKNAVVLADGTDADLLALAEDELEAAVQIFHVRGGRVRGQRGWVTDKVEDVDTAALVEHALQQLYGGGSETVPREVLVPALPEPAEPVQEWLAGLRGSGVDLRVPQRGDKKDLMATVARNAQQALALHKTKRAGDLTTRSRALQEIADALELDSVPLRIECFDISHLQGDDVVASMVVFEDGLARKSEYRRFQIKGFEGQDDVRSMHEVIGRRFRRYLQEREQTGEWAVVEEEDETASPTAEDGRPKRFAYPPQLLVVDGGQPQVAAARRALDELGIDDVALCGLAKRLEEVWLPGQDDPVVLPRSSEGLYLLQRVRDEAHRFAITYQRAKRAKRLTSSGLDAVPGLGESRRTALLKHFGSVKRIRGATVEEICAVPGIGRRTAETVVQALSSRPPVAFAVNTATGEIMGDDAQQNVASTESGEPK encoded by the coding sequence ATGGCCGACCCGTCCACCTACCGTCCGGCCCCGGGAGCGATTCCGCTCTCGCCAGGGGTCTACCGGTTCCGGGACGAGCACGGCCGGGTGATCTACGTGGGCAAGGCCAAGAGCCTGCGCCCGCGGCTCTCCTCCTACTTCCAGGACCTGGCGAACCTGCACCCGCGCACCGCCACCATGGTCACCACCGCCGCCTCGGTGGAGTGGACGGTGGTCGGCACCGAGGTCGAGGCGCTGCAGCTGGAGTACTCCTGGATCAAGGAGTTCGACCCCCGGTTCAACGTCAAGTACCGCGACGACAAGAGCTACCCCGAACTCGCGGTCACGCTGAACGAGCAGTTCCCCCGCGTGCAGGTGATGCGCGGGGCGCACAAGAAGGGCGTGCGCTACTTCGGCCCGTACGGGCACGCCTGGGCGATCCGCGAGACGGTCGACCTGATGCTGCGCGTCTTCCCGGTGCGCACCTGCTCCAACGGCGTCTTCAAGCGCGCCCAGCAGGTCGGTCGCCCCTGCCTGCTCGGCTACATCGGCAAGTGCGCCGCGCCCTGCGTCGGCAAGATCGACGAAGCCGGCCACCGCGCGCTGGCCGAGGAGTTCTGCGACTTCATGGCCGGGCGCACCGGCAACTACCTGCGCCGCCTGGAGGACGAGATGCGCGCGGCGGCGGCCGAGCTGGAGTACGAGAAGGCGGGCCGGCTGCGCGACGACATCGAGGCGCTCAAGCGCGCGATGGAGAAGAACGCGGTGGTGCTCGCGGACGGCACCGACGCCGATCTGCTCGCGCTGGCCGAGGACGAGTTGGAGGCCGCCGTCCAGATCTTCCACGTCCGCGGCGGCCGGGTGCGCGGTCAGCGCGGCTGGGTCACCGACAAGGTCGAGGACGTGGACACCGCGGCCCTGGTCGAGCACGCGCTGCAGCAGCTCTACGGCGGGGGCAGCGAGACGGTGCCGCGCGAGGTGCTGGTGCCCGCGCTGCCGGAGCCGGCCGAGCCGGTCCAGGAGTGGCTGGCCGGCCTGCGCGGTTCCGGCGTCGACCTGCGGGTGCCGCAGCGCGGCGACAAGAAGGACCTGATGGCCACCGTCGCGCGCAACGCCCAGCAGGCGCTGGCGCTGCACAAGACCAAGCGCGCCGGCGACCTGACCACCCGCAGCCGGGCCCTGCAGGAGATCGCCGACGCGCTGGAGCTGGACTCGGTCCCGCTGCGGATCGAGTGCTTCGACATCTCGCACCTGCAGGGTGACGACGTGGTCGCCTCGATGGTGGTCTTCGAGGACGGCCTGGCCCGCAAGAGTGAGTACCGCCGGTTCCAGATCAAGGGTTTCGAGGGCCAGGACGACGTCCGCTCGATGCACGAGGTGATCGGCCGCCGGTTCCGCCGCTACCTCCAGGAGCGCGAGCAGACCGGTGAGTGGGCGGTGGTCGAGGAGGAGGACGAGACGGCCTCGCCCACCGCCGAGGACGGCCGCCCCAAGCGGTTCGCCTATCCGCCGCAGCTGCTGGTGGTCGACGGCGGCCAGCCCCAGGTCGCCGCCGCCCGGCGGGCGTTGGACGAGCTGGGGATCGACGATGTGGCGCTCTGCGGCCTGGCCAAGCGGCTGGAGGAGGTCTGGCTGCCCGGCCAGGACGACCCCGTGGTGCTGCCGCGCAGCAGCGAGGGCCTCTACCTGCTCCAGCGGGTGCGCGACGAGGCGCACCGCTTCGCCATCACCTACCAGCGTGCCAAGCGCGCCAAGCGACTGACCAGCAGCGGCCTGGACGCCGTGCCGGGCCTCGGCGAGAGCCGCCGCACCGCGCTGCTCAAGCACTTCGGTTCGGTGAAGCGGATCCGCGGCGCAACCGTCGAGGAGATCTGCGCCGTCCCCGGTATCGGCCGCCGGACCGCCGAGACTGTTGTCCAGGCGTTGTCCTCCCGGCCACCCGTGGCATTCGCGGTGAACACGGCCACAGGCGAGATCATGGGGGACGACGCGCAACAGAACGTTGCCAGCACCGAAAGCGGGGAACCGAAGTGA